From Penaeus monodon isolate SGIC_2016 chromosome 6, NSTDA_Pmon_1, whole genome shotgun sequence, the proteins below share one genomic window:
- the LOC119574187 gene encoding E3 ubiquitin-protein ligase HECTD1-like isoform X2 produces the protein MEDSMMADVDPETLLEWLQMGQGEERDMQLIALEQLCMLLLMSDNVDRCFESCPPRTFLPALCRIFLDECAPDNVLEVTARAITYYLDVSAECTRRITTVEGAIKAMCNRLVVADVTSRTSKDLAEQCIKVLELICTREAGAVFEAGGLNCVLSFIRDNGHLVHKDTLHSAMHLVSRLCGKMEPADPGLAPCVESLSTLLRHEDQHVADGALRCFASLADRFTRRAQDPAPLAQHCLVTHLLARLAGAAPQPAPGAAAAAPGAPAATPENSKTSASVSTVISLLSTLCRGSPSITHNLLRSELPDAIEKALQGDERCVLDTMRLVDLLLVLLFEGRKALPKSGMSTVASRLPGLRRMDSSGEKTHRQLIDCIRSKDTDALIDAIDSGGIEVNFMDDVGQTLLNWASAFGTQEMVEFLCERGADVNKGQRSSSLHYAACFGRPQIAKVLLRHGANPDLRDEDGKTPLDKARERNDEGHREVAAILQSPAEWLVVADGKSTISSQDKKTVEEGNSANIEGEAEIGEPRGDVEMAPVYLSRLLPVFCHTFQATMVHTVRKASLSILRKMVHYIPAPLLHQVCGGEGTTISTSTNNINASTSTANTLLGSQLVEVIALVLGNEEDEDGHLVALQMVDDLLSKAAPLLLEHCARLGVISKVGSLAGPSDPPIEEYSSKGKDDQEQLTLGELLTSSHLFGLHRKEGDEPGMEDAKEVVPGKAYHWRDWCVARGRDCLYIWSDAAALELSNGSNGWFRFILDGKLATMYSSGSPEGGSESTENRSEFLEKLQRAKSAVRPGSPSQPVLSTPGPARLVIGNWSLQCKKEGELHIHNSDGQQQATILREDLPGFIFESNRNTKHSFTAETSLGPEFHAGWTGRRGKRFRSKVEAMKQKVKGLARDVYEKYFKAAQTQPRGVVAKLGNIVAQIERACQKQVSNKNSGEWTEILRAAVEDLVTLLRDESTVSAYELHSSGLVQALLTLLSPGTAQHIPEDNRQVSQRRLNKMIKQRRNVFKSCFKDKVDEETATISTSVSPGTQLVRKLVSVLESAEKLPLYIYDIPGAGSGLQVLSRRLRFRLERAPGESSLIDRNGRTLKMEPLATVEQLERYLLKMVAKQWYDFDRASFAFVRKLKEGQKLTFKCNRDFDENGIIYWIGTNAKTAYEWVNPASVGLVVVTSSEGRNLPYGRLEDILSRDPSALNCHTNDDKRAWFAIDLGVWFVPSAYTLRHARGYGRSALRNWMFQVSKDGMTWTTLYTHVDDCSLNEPGSTHTWFIQPQQDEKTGWRHVRIQQTGKNASGQTHYLSLSGLELYGTVTGVCEDLGRAAKEAEANLRRQRRLVKSQMVKHMVVGARVVRGLDWKWRDQDGNPPSEGTITGELHNGWIDVTWDHGASNSYRMGAEGKYDLKLAPGYDPESPQVSIVSTGISSSSSNTSTTSAPASSIPTITTAIKTTKVVSTEVSQGTSVLTSRKCSSTPSLPQATTDTHKHSVAASEQAASDDNLTAKAAETVAENVLSVASAEALLSVEGSGRDKGSELATLVQSLSLHDRDLTSDFSDAMSSLESVLNTSDIKSGTGDMSEAMTVMDVGLHPTADSSKSGHLAQAGECPAVTVNEEKLGELGNLGISGSVSSSSSSIGGVSSSSRKRCGGVVTGEGKRDCTGRSAMSSQPMSVSVPNLTSADSEPLTHSLLETFAQVARRRGGSATMPPGSGICGSGGVAPHAPNVPASVTNMRTGLGQLIGGPPPTLAHPVFSPSTHSMSSLVRLALSSHFHLPGSGLLSTAQSYPTLTSSTTSTTSTTTTGAAASSTTNQPSTNLATFPHGLTMSLTSTSSDSEQVSLEDFLESCRASTLLAELTDDELPDPDDDENDDDDNDDDDDDYEEEEECYEVSISSFRQVRNGKRRGWDDEFVIKRQFPALIPAFDPRPGRTNVNQTQDLEIPAPGTEDHLCDAPTEVVSGPRLSLTLRGPNLPGIPEVDVPITKSSSTIFSVVQTLVNTANFPSRQERLRRIWEPTYTLVYGEAREDEGTEGETSGHQSFQRRSSRTNILTEAAGSTHPGSTSTTATGDPSVEDVLQLLRQLFILGQDSAAAEKTDSPMDTLGVRCEEFESKKVGNKLVQQVGEAVVLACGALPSWCEDLTYATPMLFPFDTRHLYFNCTAFGPERSLVWLQSQRDVSVERRGGLRRDDPHEYRVGRLKHERVTVPRGPNLLQWAQQVMHIHAARKSILEVEFREEEGTGLGPTLEFYALVAGELQRADLGMWLCDDQTADPITPPALDGGNGNGDSQARPPGYYIRRQGGLFPAPLPQDSSVCDKAVELFTFLGIFLAKTLQDNRLVDLPLSRPFLKLMCHGEFANVKDRGIAGSAIKPRGGLSSLPAEEDLMTSSIISEESEKELELDPPKYRITDTQPWFTGLLTLEDLCEVDEERGGFLQQLKSLVAIKQQIVNDTSITEEDRRLQLHNLALPLPSSSQGAGPPAVRLEDLCLTMQYAAPSRHLGYTSIELRSGGSDQEVTLDNVEDYLDLTLNWALESGIRRQLEAFRAGFCQVFPLKKLGAFSPDELRLMLCGDQAPMWTREDILAYTEPKLGYTRDSPGFLRLVNILVGLTAEERKAFLQFTTGCSSLPPGGLANLHPRLTVVRKVDAGDGSYPSVNTCVHYLKLPDYSSENIMKERLLAATREKGFHLN, from the exons GTGCAGCACCCCAGCCTGCTCCaggggctgctgctgctgctccagGTGCACCTGCTGCCACGCCAGAAAACTCAAAGACATCTGCATCTGTCTCCACTGTGATCTCCCTGCTCTCCACACTTTGTAGAGGCTCACCCAGTATTACTCAT aatCTGTTGAGATCTGAACTACCTGATGCCATAGAGAAAGCCCTACAAGGAGATGAGCGCTGTGTGCTGGACACCATGCGCTTAGTAGACCTATTGCTGGTGCTGCTTTTTGAAGGGCGAAAAGCCCTGCCGAAGTCAGGGATGAGCACTGTGGCAAGCCGTCTGCCAGGGCTGAGGAGAATGGACAGTTCTGGAGAGAAGACTCATCGTCAGCTTATAGATTGCATTAGAAGTAAAGATACAGATGCTCTCATAGATGCCATAGACAGTGGAGGTATTGAAGTGAATTTTATGGATGATGTGGGTCAGACCCTCCTCAACTGGGCATCAGCCTTTGGTACTCAGGAGATGGTGGAGTTCCTTTGTGAAAGAGGTGCTGATGTTAATAAAG GCCAAAGATCATCCTCTCTTCACTATGCAGCATGCTTCGGCCGCCCACAAATAGCCAAAGTTTTATTGCGTCACGGTGCAAACCCTGACCTCCGGGATGAAGATGGGAAGACTCCCTTAGATAAAGCAAGGGAAAGAAATGATGAAGGTCACAGAGAAGTTGCAGCCATCCTGCAGAGCCCAGCTGAATGGCTGGTAGTGGCAGATGGAAAG TCTACTATCTCCTCACAGGATAAGAAAACAGTAGAAGAGGGAAACAGTGCAAATATTGAAGGCGAGGCAGAAATTGGAGAACCACGTGGTGATGTGGAAATGGCACCAGTGTACCTCAGTCGTCTTCTTCCTGTGTTCTGTCACACCTTCCAAGCCACAATGGTCCACACAGTTCGGAAGGCTTCGCTTAGTATTTTAAGGAAGATGGTACATTATATACCTGCACCACTGCTTCATCAG GTTTGTGGTGGTGAGGGGACAACAATCAGCACAAGCACTAACAATATCAATGCAAGTACCAGTACTGCCAACACCCTTCTGGGCTCGCAGTTAGTGGAGGTCATTGCTCTTGTCCTTGGcaatgaggaagatgaagacggTCACCTGGTGGCGCTGCAGATGGTAGATGACCTCTTGAGCAAGGCTGCCCCTTTGCTGTTGGAACACTGTGCTCGTCTGGGGGTCATCAGTAAAGTAGGGTCATTGGCAGGCCCATCTGACCCGCCCATTGAAGAATATAGCTCAAAGGGCAAGGATGATCag GAGCAGCTCACGCTTGGTGAACTCCTTACAAGCAGTCACTTGTTTGGACTTCATCGTAAG GAGGGAGATGAGCCAGGTATGGAGGATGCCAAGGAGGTGGTTCCTGGGAAGGCCTACCACTGGCGGGACTGGTGTGTGGCCCGGGGAAGGGACTGCCTCTACATTTGGAGCGATGCAGCCGCACTAGAGCTGTCCAATGGATCAAATGGCTGGTTCCGCTTCATCCTGGACGGGAAGCTGGCCACCATGTACTCGTCGGGGAGCCCTGAGGGGGGATCAGAGAGCACAG AGAACCGCAGTGAATTTCTAGAGAAGCTTCAGCGGGCCAAGTCAGCTGTGAGACCGGGGAGCCCCAGCCAGCCTGTTTTGTCCACTCCAGGGCCTGCACGATTGGTCATTGGGAACTGGTCTTTGCAGTGCAAGAAG GAGGGTGAGCTTCACATCCACAACTCTGACGGTCAGCAACAAGCCACTATCTTGAGAGAAGACCTGCCTGGCTTCATTTTTGAGAGTAACAGGAACACCAAGCACTCCTTCACAGCTGAAACATCCCTGGGCCCAGAGTTCCATGCTGGGTGGACAGGACGGCGAGGAAAGAGGTTCCGATCTAAAGTGGAGGCAATGAAACAGAAG GTCAAAGGTTTAGCCCGTGATGTTTACGAAAAATACTTCAAAGCAGCACAGACGCAGCCACGTGGGGTGGTAGCCAAATTAGGAAATATTGTGGCACAAATTGAAAGGGCTTGTCAGAAACAG GTTAGTAACAAGAACAGTGGAGAATGGACGGAGATCCTGAGAGCTGCAGTCGAGGACCTAGTCACCCTCCTGCGCGATGAAAGCACAGTCTCTGCTTATGAGTTACATTCTTCTGGCCTCGTTCAAGCTCTTCTAACGCTTCTCAGCCCAGGCACAGCTCAGCATATCCCTGAGGACAACAGACAGGTTTCCCAGCGACGACTCAACAAGATGATCAAGCAGCGGAGAAATGTCTTCAAGAGCTGCTTTAAG GACAAAGTAGATGAAGAGACAGCCACAATTAGCACTTCTGTAAGCCCTGGGACACAGCTTGTACGCAAACTGGTGTCAGTGCTAGAGAGTGCTGAAAAActaccattgtatatatatgacattcctGGAGCTGGTTCGGGCCTGCAGGTGTTGAGTAGACGTCTTAGATTTAGACTCGAAAGAGCACCTGGAGAGAGCTCTCTGATTGACAGGAATGGAAGAACCTTGAAG ATGGAACCACTGGCCACAGTTGAGCAACTTGAGCGATACCTTCTAAAAATGGTTGCAAAGCAGTGGTATGATTTTGATAGAGCCTCCTTTGCTTTTGTCCGCAAACTGAAGGAGGGCCAGAAACTCACATTTAAATGCAACAGAGATTTCGATGAGAATGGCATTATTTATTGGATTGGAACAAATGCAAA GACTGCATATGAATGGGTGAATCCAGCGTCTGTTGGCCTAGTGGTAGTGACCTCTAGTGAGGGGCGCAATCTTCCCTATGGACGTCTAGAAGATATACTTAGCCGTGACCCATCAGCCTTGAACTGCCACACCAATGATGATAAGCGAGCCTGGTTTGCTATTGATCTTGGTGTATGGTTTGTGCCGTCAGCTTATACTCTCCGACATGCAAGAGGTTACGGCAGATCAGCCCTTCGTAACTGGATGTTCCAG GTTTCTAAAGATGGCATGACTTGGACAACCTTGTACACTCATGTGGATGATTGCTCACTCAATGAGCCAGGTAGCACTCACACATGGTTCATTCAGCCACAACAAGATGAAAAG ACTGGATGGAGACACGTACGTATTCAGCAAACAGGTAAAAATGCATCTGGTCAGAcccattacctctctctctctgggcttgAGCTCTATGGCACAGTCACAGGTGTTTGTGAGGACCTGGGCAGAGCAGCCAAGGAAGCAGAGGCAAATTTGCGAAGGCAGAGGAGACTGGTGAAGTCACAG ATGGTGAAGCACATGGTAGTTGGAGCACGTGTGGTACGTGGACTAGACTGGAAGTGGCGTGACCAGGATGGCAACCCCCCAAGCGAAGGAACCATTACAGGCGAACTTCATAATG GCTGGATTGACGTCACCTGGGATCACGGAGCCTCCAACAGCTACCGCATGGGTGCAGAGGGCAAGTATGATCTCAAGCTGGCCCCTGGCTATGATCCTGAGTCTCCTCAGGTGTCCATTGTGTCCACAGGCATCAGCAGTTCATCCAGCAACACCTCCACCACATCTGCACCTGCTTCGTCAATACCCACAATCACCACAGCCATAAAGACCACCAAG GTGGTAAGCACAGAAGTCAGCCAAGGTACAAGTGTACTCACAAGTCGCAAGTGTAGCTCGACACCTTCACTACCTCAggcaaccacagacacacacaaacactctgtGGCGGCATCCGAGCAGGCAGCATCTGATGACAATCTCACTGCAAAG GCTGCTGAGACAGTTGCAGAAAATGTGCTGAGTGTGGCCAGTGCTGAGGCTCTCCTGAGCGTGGAAGGCAGTGGGCGGGACAAAGGCTCAGAATTAGCCACCCTAGTACAGTCACTCAGCCTGCATGACCGTGACCTCACCTCTGATTTCTCCGATGCCATGTCCTCTTTGGAGTCTGTGCTCAATACCTCTGATATCAAATCTGGTACGGGTGATATGAGTGAGGCCATGACTGTTATGGATGTGGGGCTGCACCCAACTGCAGACAGCAGCAAATCAGGCCACTTAGCCCAAGCAGGAGAATGCCCGGCTGTGACTGTCAATGAAGAAAAGCTCGGTGAGCTGGGCAACCTAGGGATCAGTGGCAGtgtgagcagcagcagcagcagcattggtGGTGTCAGCAGTAGCAGCAGGAAGCGATGTGGGGGTGTTGTGACGGGTGAGGGTAAGAGGGACTGCACTGGGCGCTCCGCCATGTCCTCACAGCCTATGAGTGTTAGTGTGCCCAACCTGACCAGTGCTGATTCTGAACCATTGACACACAGTCTGCTGGAGACCTTTGCCCAGGTGGCCAGGCGGCGGGGGGGATCAGCTACCATGCCACCCGGCTCTGGGATCTGTGGCAGTGGGGGGGTGGCACCCCATGCTCCCAATGTGCCTGCTAGTGTCACTAATATGCGCACAGGTTTAGGTCAGCTGATAGGTGGGCCACCCCCGACCCTGGCTCATCCAGTGTTCTCGCCCTCCACCCACTCCATGTCCAGTCTGGTCCGTCTGGCCCTCTCCTCACACTTCCACCTCCCAG GATCTGGGCTCCTGAGCACAGCGCAGAGCTACCCGACATTGACCTCCAGCACCACCTCAACTACCTCCACCACTACCACGGGCGCTGCGGCTTCCTCCACCACCAACCAGCCCTCTACCAACCTAGCCACCTTCCCCCACGGCCTGACCATGAGCCTCACCTCAACGTCCAGTGACTCGGAACAAGTTAGCCTAGAG GATTTCCTTGAAAGCTGTCGGGCAAGTACACTGCTTGCAGAGTTGACAGATGATGAACTGCCGGatcctgatgatgatgaaaatgatgatgatgacaatgatgacgatgatgatgattatgaggaagaagaggagtgctATGAAGTCAGT ATTTCCTCGTTCCGTCAGGTCCGTAACGGCAAGAGAAGAGGGTGGGATGATGAGTTTGTCATAAAGAGACAATTCCCAGCTCTCATTCCAGCCTTTGACCCTCGTCCAGGACGTACTAATGTAAACCAAACGCAGG ATCTGGAGATTCCAGCCCCAGGCACGGAGGACCACTTATGCGATGCGCCAACAGAGGTGGTAAGCGGACCTCGGCTCAGTCTCACTCTGAGGGGACCCAATCTCCCTGGGATACCAGAAGTTGATGTGCCCATTACTAAGAGTTCTTCAACCATCTTTAGTGTTGTTCAGACTTTAGTGAACACTGCCAATTTCCCTTCACGTCAGGAGAGATTGAGACGGATTTGGGAGCCAACGTACAC TCTTGTCTATGGTGAGGCTCGTGAAGATGAGGGCACAGAAGGGGAAACCTCTGGCCACCAATCCTTCCAACGTCGCAGTTCCCGAACCAACATCCTCACTGAAGCCGCGGGCTCAACACACCCCGGCAGCACAAGCACTACTGCCACTGGGGATCCTTCAGTGGAGGATGTGCTACAGCTGCTACGTCAGTTATTTATTTTAGGACAGGATAGTGCTGCAGCAG aAAAAACAGATTCACCAATGGATACATTAGGAGTAAGGTGCGAAGAGTTTGAATCCAAGAAAGTTGGAAATAAGCTAGTCCAGCAG gtgGGAGAGGCTGTTGTCCTGGCCTGCGGTGCACTTCCGTCATGGTGCGAAGACTTGACCTATGCGACTCCCATGCTGTTTCCCTTTGACACTAGACACCTTTACTTCAACTGCACTGCATTTGGTCCAGAGAG ATCCTTGGTGTGGCTCCAAAGTCAACGCGACGTTAGTGTCGAACGTCGTGGAGGCTTGAGACGAGATGACCCACATGAATACAGGGTGGGACGGCTCAAGCACGAGAGGGTCACTGTTCCTCGTGGCCCCAATCTGTTGCAGTGGGCTCAGCAG GTCATGCACATTCATGCAGCACGCAAATCTATCCTTGAGGTTGAATTCCGTGAAGAGGAAGGCACTGGCTTGGGCCCCACTCTGGAATTCTATGCACTGGTGGCAGGAGAGCTACAGCGTGCTGACCTTGGAATGTGGCTGTGTGATGACCAGACTGCAGACCCCATCACCCCCCCAGCTCTTGATGGGGGTAATGGGAATGGGGATTCTCAGGCCAGACCTCCAGGATATTACATCCGTCGCCAGGGAGGCCTCTTCCCTGCTCCCCTTCCTCAGGATAGCTCTGTTTGTGACAAAGCTGTTGAATTATTCACCTTCTTGGGAATATTCCTTGCCAAGACTTTGCAGGATAACAGACTTGTGGACTTGCCATTGTCTCGTCCTTTCCTCAAACTCATGTGCCATGGTGAGTTTGCCAATGTGAAGGACAGAGGCATTGCTGGAAGCGCTATCAAGCCTCGTGGAGGATTGTCGTCTCTGCCTGCAGAGGAGGATCTCATGACCTCCTCTATCATTAgtgaggagagcgagaaggagttGGAATTAGACCCTCCCAAGTACCGCATCACAGATACTCAGCCCTG GTTTACAGGGCTGCTTACCTTAGAGGACTTGTGTGAAGTGGATGAAGAACGGGGAGGATTCTTGCAGCAACTCAAATCTCTCGTGGCCATCAAGCAGCAGATTGTTAATGATACATCCATCACAGAGGAGGATCGGCGCCTCCAGCTCCACAACCTGGCCCTTCCATTGCCAAGCAGCAGCCAGGGTGCAGGACCTCCAGCAGTCAGACTAGAGGACCTGTGTCTTACCATGCAGTATGCTGCTCCTTCACGCCACTTGGGTTACACTTCCATTGAGCTCAGGTCAGGAGGATCTGACCAGGAGGTAACCCTAGACAATGTGGAGGATTATCTTGATCTTACCTTGAACTGGGCTCTGGAGAGTGGCATTAGAAGGCAGTTGGAAGCTTTCCGGGCAGGATTCTGCCAGGTGTTCCCTCTAAAGAAACTTGGTGCATTTAGTCCAGATGAATTAAGGCTGATGTTGTGTGGTGACCAGGCACCCATGTGGACACGTGAGGATATCCTGGCTTACACTGAACCCAAGCTAGGATACACAAGAGACTCGCCAGGATTCTTGAGACTGGTGAATATTCTTGTAGGACTTACAGCAGAGGAACGTAAAGCCTTCTTGCAGTTTACAACAGGATGCTCCTCATTGCCTCCTGGTGGCCTGGCCAATCTACATCCTCGCTTGACTGTGGTTCGCAAG GTTGATGCTGGTGACGGCTCCTACCCGTCCGTTAATACATGTGTCCATTACCTGAAGTTACCAGATTACTCTTCGGAAAATATAATGAAGGAAAGGCTCCTTGCAGCCACTCGTGAGAAGGGCTTCCATCTcaactaa